The Zingiber officinale cultivar Zhangliang chromosome 9A, Zo_v1.1, whole genome shotgun sequence genome window below encodes:
- the LOC122018823 gene encoding uncharacterized protein LOC122018823 isoform X2: MGCVASKPFIDDDLHGGIFFPRGFDSDFSSHVVSLTSTTYGALNLDRCESDREEEEREVIKRECRRPPPIKLDLLQKSARKEEPPEIIDARELMEDLANETPFCTPLKKQEKPQFSSPPAKQKRRVAGKENASARPQESKRWDFDLSRILRPFSPSDNAKRISAQTPGKKRNLPPSASARDSGGSASRRSLSPVFDPDLLASLEREHLQDGGKIKKKVTLVPWTQNARDSALFLHSYEEKCPPGGKNTVVFYSTTLRGIRKTFENCNAVRSALESHRVQIGERDISMDSGYREELRSLMGSKEVSIPVVFVKGRLIGGAEEVLKLEEEGKLGPLLEELPRATVACEACAGVRFIMCMDCRGSCKVLDEEQKKMAKCKECNENGLIHCPICC, from the exons ATGGGTTGTGTTGCTTCCAAGCCGTTTATCGACGACGATCTCCACGGAGGAATTTTCTTCCCCAGGGGCTTCGATTCCGACTTCTCCAGCCATGTCGTATCGCTCACCTCCACCACCTACGGCGCCTTAAATCTCGACCGGTGTGAGTCCGACCGGGAGGAAGAGGAACGGGAAGTCATCAAGAGGGAATGCAGGCGGCCTCCTCCGATTAAACTTGACTTGCTTCAGAAAAGCGCCAGGAAGGAAGAGCCGCCGGAGATTATCGACGCGCGGGAACTCATGGAGGACCTCGCCAACGAGACGCCATTCTGTACCCCGCTCAAGAAGCAAGAGAAACCTCAGTTTTCGAGTCCGCCGGCAAAGCAGAAAAGAAGGGTGGCGGGGAAAGAGAACGCATCGGCGAGGCCGCAGGAGTCGAAAAGGTGGGATTTTGATTTGAGCCGAATCTTGAGGCCCTTCAGTCCTTCCGACAACGCGAAGCGGATTTCGGCGCAGACTCCAGGGAAGAAGAGAAATCTCCCACCGTCGGCATCGGCCAGAGATTCCGGCGGTTCTGCTTCAAGGAGGAGCCTTAGCCCTGTCTTCGATCCCGACCTCCTTGCTTCTCTGGAGAGGGAGCATCTGCAGGATGGGGGAAAGATCAAAAAGAAGGTAACTTTAGTTCCTTGGACCCAAAACGCTCGGGACTCCGCCCTATTTCTTCACTCTTACGAGGAAAAATGCCCGCCGGGAGGCAAGAACACGGTGGTTTTCTACTCGACGACGCTGCGAGGGATCAGGAAGACGTTCGAGAACTGCAATGCCGTCAGGTCCGCCTTAGAGTCTCATCGTGTTCAGATCGGGGAGCGGGACATCTCGATGGACTCGGGGTACAGAGAGGAGCTACGGTCGCTGATGGGCTCGAAAGAAGTAAGCATTCCGGTCGTTTTCGTGAAGGGAAGGCTCATCGGTGGCGCGGAGGAGGTGCTGAAGTTGGAGGAGGAAGGGAAGCTGGGGCCGTTGTTGGAGGAGCTTCCAAGGGCGACCGTGGCATGCGAGGCCTGCGCAGGG GTGAGGTTCATCATGTGCATGGACTGCAGAGGCAGTTGCAAGGTGTTGGACGAGGAACAGAAGAAGATGGCGAAATGCAAAGAGTGCAATGAGAATGGCCTTATCCATTGCCCAATCTGCTGCTGA
- the LOC122018823 gene encoding uncharacterized protein LOC122018823 isoform X1, which yields MGCVASKPFIDDDLHGGIFFPRGFDSDFSSHVVSLTSTTYGALNLDRCESDREEEEREVIKRECRRPPPIKLDLLQKSARKEEPPEIIDARELMEDLANETPFCTPLKKQEKPQFSSPPAKQKRRVAGKENASARPQESKRWDFDLSRILRPFSPSDNAKRISAQTPGKKRNLPPSASARDSGGSASRRSLSPVFDPDLLASLEREHLQDGGKIKKKVTLVPWTQNARDSALFLHSYEEKCPPGGKNTVVFYSTTLRGIRKTFENCNAVRSALESHRVQIGERDISMDSGYREELRSLMGSKEVSIPVVFVKGRLIGGAEEVLKLEEEGKLGPLLEELPRATVACEACAGVRFIMCMDCRGSCKVLDEEQKKMAKCKECNENGLIHCPICC from the coding sequence ATGGGTTGTGTTGCTTCCAAGCCGTTTATCGACGACGATCTCCACGGAGGAATTTTCTTCCCCAGGGGCTTCGATTCCGACTTCTCCAGCCATGTCGTATCGCTCACCTCCACCACCTACGGCGCCTTAAATCTCGACCGGTGTGAGTCCGACCGGGAGGAAGAGGAACGGGAAGTCATCAAGAGGGAATGCAGGCGGCCTCCTCCGATTAAACTTGACTTGCTTCAGAAAAGCGCCAGGAAGGAAGAGCCGCCGGAGATTATCGACGCGCGGGAACTCATGGAGGACCTCGCCAACGAGACGCCATTCTGTACCCCGCTCAAGAAGCAAGAGAAACCTCAGTTTTCGAGTCCGCCGGCAAAGCAGAAAAGAAGGGTGGCGGGGAAAGAGAACGCATCGGCGAGGCCGCAGGAGTCGAAAAGGTGGGATTTTGATTTGAGCCGAATCTTGAGGCCCTTCAGTCCTTCCGACAACGCGAAGCGGATTTCGGCGCAGACTCCAGGGAAGAAGAGAAATCTCCCACCGTCGGCATCGGCCAGAGATTCCGGCGGTTCTGCTTCAAGGAGGAGCCTTAGCCCTGTCTTCGATCCCGACCTCCTTGCTTCTCTGGAGAGGGAGCATCTGCAGGATGGGGGAAAGATCAAAAAGAAGGTAACTTTAGTTCCTTGGACCCAAAACGCTCGGGACTCCGCCCTATTTCTTCACTCTTACGAGGAAAAATGCCCGCCGGGAGGCAAGAACACGGTGGTTTTCTACTCGACGACGCTGCGAGGGATCAGGAAGACGTTCGAGAACTGCAATGCCGTCAGGTCCGCCTTAGAGTCTCATCGTGTTCAGATCGGGGAGCGGGACATCTCGATGGACTCGGGGTACAGAGAGGAGCTACGGTCGCTGATGGGCTCGAAAGAAGTAAGCATTCCGGTCGTTTTCGTGAAGGGAAGGCTCATCGGTGGCGCGGAGGAGGTGCTGAAGTTGGAGGAGGAAGGGAAGCTGGGGCCGTTGTTGGAGGAGCTTCCAAGGGCGACCGTGGCATGCGAGGCCTGCGCAGGGGTGAGGTTCATCATGTGCATGGACTGCAGAGGCAGTTGCAAGGTGTTGGACGAGGAACAGAAGAAGATGGCGAAATGCAAAGAGTGCAATGAGAATGGCCTTATCCATTGCCCAATCTGCTGCTGA